In one Amia ocellicauda isolate fAmiCal2 chromosome 2, fAmiCal2.hap1, whole genome shotgun sequence genomic region, the following are encoded:
- the LOC136763265 gene encoding pituitary adenylate cyclase-activating polypeptide type I receptor-like isoform X1 yields MKTLLHLCVLLLPLVSSSYSNCVIQREQEECMEKIKREESINDPLIGCPRSWDNITCWQPAMIGEVVVVHCPPLFQIINSEDDIGKISRNCTEYGWSEPFPHYYDICFDFNDNATKPDMYYASVKALYTVGYSTSLVSLTTAMVILCRFRKLHCTRNFIHMNLFVSFILRAISVFIKDGVLYSEEDTQHCVIPSVECKAVMVFFHYCVMSNYFWLFIEGLYLFTLLVETFFPERRYFYWYTIIGWGTPTVCVTIWAVLRLHFDDSGCWDMNDNTALWWVIKGPVVASIMINFVLFIGIIIILVQKLQSPDIGGNESSIYLRLARSTLLLIPLFGIHYTVFAFSPEDVSQRERLVFELGLGSFQGFVVAVLYCFLNGEFLPKGAVGNKEEMEELDSQPVLCCGFETSSSVASKQRSERGDAAVHSEQEQLSDSDVEHKCGEPGDMKC; encoded by the exons GTCTCGTCCTCATATTCAAATTGCGTCATTCAAAGAGAGCAGGAAGAATGCATGGAGAAGATCAAACGAGAAGAATCCATTAATGATCCTTTAATAG GGTGTCCGAGATCGTGGGATAATATCACCTGCTGGCAGCCTGCTATGATTGGAGAAGTGGTTGTTGTCCACTGCCCACCATTATTTCAAATCATCAACTCTGAGGATG aTATAGGGAAGATTAGCAGGAACTGCACTGAATACGGCTGGTCAGAGCCTTTCCCACATTACTACGACatctgttttgattttaatgacAATGCAACTAAACCT GATATGTATTACGCATCAGTCAAGGCTCTGTACACAGTGGGATACAGCACCTCTTTGGTCTCGCTTACAACAGCGATGGTGATACTCTGTCGCTTCAG aAAACTCCACTGCACCAGGAATTTCATTCACATGAACCTGTTTGTGTCTTTCATTCTGCGAGCGATATCAGTGTTCATTAAAGATGGGGTGCTGTATTCTGAAGAGGACACCCAGCACTGCGTTATTCCTTCA GTGGAGTGTAAGGCAGTGATGGTCTTCTTCCATTACTGCGTCATGTCCAACTACTTCTGGCTCTTCATTGAAGGACTGTACCTGTTCACCTTGCTAGTGGAGACCTTCTTTCCAGAGAGGAGATATTTCTATTGGTACACCATTATTGGATGGG GGACGCCTACAGTCTGTGTTACAATATGGGCCGTGCTCCGACTTCACTTCGATGACTCTGG ATGCTGGGATATGAATGACAACACTGCCCTCTGGTGGGTCATTAAAGGACCGGTTGTGGCTTCAATTATG ATCAACTTTGTCCTGTTTATTGGAATTATAATTATCCTCGTGCAAAAGCTGCAATCGCCGGACATCGGAGGCAATGAATCaagtatttattt GAGGCTGGCGCGCTCCACACTGCTGTTGATCCCCTTGTTTGGAATTCACTACACAGTGTTTGCCTTCTCTCCTGAAGACGTcagtcagagagagaggcttGTCTTTGAACTAGGCCTTGGATCTTTCcag GGTTTTGTTGTTGCAGTCCTGTACTGCTTTCTAAATGGAGAG TTTCTCCCTAAAGGTGCAGTCGGAAATAAAGAGGAAATGGAGGAGCTGGACAGTCAACCGGTACTTTGTTGTGGATTTGAAACATCGTCATCCGTCGCTAGCAAGCAGCGGAGTGAACGGGGGGACGCAGCTGTCCATTCTGAGCAAGAGCAGCTCTCAGATTCGGATGTCGAGCATAAATGCGGAGAACCTGGTGACATGAAGTGCTAG
- the LOC136763265 gene encoding pituitary adenylate cyclase-activating polypeptide type I receptor-like isoform X2 encodes MKTLLHLCVLLLPLVSSSYSNCVIQREQEECMEKIKREESINDPLIGCPRSWDNITCWQPAMIGEVVVVHCPPLFQIINSEDDIGKISRNCTEYGWSEPFPHYYDICFDFNDNATKPDMYYASVKALYTVGYSTSLVSLTTAMVILCRFRKLHCTRNFIHMNLFVSFILRAISVFIKDGVLYSEEDTQHCVIPSVECKAVMVFFHYCVMSNYFWLFIEGLYLFTLLVETFFPERRYFYWYTIIGWGTPTVCVTIWAVLRLHFDDSGCWDMNDNTALWWVIKGPVVASIMINFVLFIGIIIILVQKLQSPDIGGNESSIYLRLARSTLLLIPLFGIHYTVFAFSPEDVSQRERLVFELGLGSFQGFVVAVLYCFLNGEVQSEIKRKWRSWTVNRYFVVDLKHRHPSLASSGVNGGTQLSILSKSSSQIRMSSINAENLVT; translated from the exons GTCTCGTCCTCATATTCAAATTGCGTCATTCAAAGAGAGCAGGAAGAATGCATGGAGAAGATCAAACGAGAAGAATCCATTAATGATCCTTTAATAG GGTGTCCGAGATCGTGGGATAATATCACCTGCTGGCAGCCTGCTATGATTGGAGAAGTGGTTGTTGTCCACTGCCCACCATTATTTCAAATCATCAACTCTGAGGATG aTATAGGGAAGATTAGCAGGAACTGCACTGAATACGGCTGGTCAGAGCCTTTCCCACATTACTACGACatctgttttgattttaatgacAATGCAACTAAACCT GATATGTATTACGCATCAGTCAAGGCTCTGTACACAGTGGGATACAGCACCTCTTTGGTCTCGCTTACAACAGCGATGGTGATACTCTGTCGCTTCAG aAAACTCCACTGCACCAGGAATTTCATTCACATGAACCTGTTTGTGTCTTTCATTCTGCGAGCGATATCAGTGTTCATTAAAGATGGGGTGCTGTATTCTGAAGAGGACACCCAGCACTGCGTTATTCCTTCA GTGGAGTGTAAGGCAGTGATGGTCTTCTTCCATTACTGCGTCATGTCCAACTACTTCTGGCTCTTCATTGAAGGACTGTACCTGTTCACCTTGCTAGTGGAGACCTTCTTTCCAGAGAGGAGATATTTCTATTGGTACACCATTATTGGATGGG GGACGCCTACAGTCTGTGTTACAATATGGGCCGTGCTCCGACTTCACTTCGATGACTCTGG ATGCTGGGATATGAATGACAACACTGCCCTCTGGTGGGTCATTAAAGGACCGGTTGTGGCTTCAATTATG ATCAACTTTGTCCTGTTTATTGGAATTATAATTATCCTCGTGCAAAAGCTGCAATCGCCGGACATCGGAGGCAATGAATCaagtatttattt GAGGCTGGCGCGCTCCACACTGCTGTTGATCCCCTTGTTTGGAATTCACTACACAGTGTTTGCCTTCTCTCCTGAAGACGTcagtcagagagagaggcttGTCTTTGAACTAGGCCTTGGATCTTTCcag GGTTTTGTTGTTGCAGTCCTGTACTGCTTTCTAAATGGAGAG GTGCAGTCGGAAATAAAGAGGAAATGGAGGAGCTGGACAGTCAACCGGTACTTTGTTGTGGATTTGAAACATCGTCATCCGTCGCTAGCAAGCAGCGGAGTGAACGGGGGGACGCAGCTGTCCATTCTGAGCAAGAGCAGCTCTCAGATTCGGATGTCGAGCATAAATGCGGAGAACCTGGTGACATGA